A part of Miscanthus floridulus cultivar M001 chromosome 6, ASM1932011v1, whole genome shotgun sequence genomic DNA contains:
- the LOC136461622 gene encoding probable ubiquitin-conjugating enzyme E2 37 — protein MLINQGIQGPEGTVYAMGVFILKIQIPEWYPSEPPNVTFVTPIYHPNTNNGGRICLDILNLPPKGIDRNLINIAIVLTSISLLLSDPHPDDGLMAQINREYKYNRQVLDINARLWTEKYVSFLVKAPKEQ, from the exons ATGCTGATAAATCAAGGAATTCAAGGGCCCGAGGGAACAGTATATGCTATGGGAGTTTTCATTCTGAAGATACAAATTCCTGAATG GTATCCTTCTGAACCACCCAATGTGACTTTTGTTACTCCCATTTATCATCCCAATACTAACAATGGAGGGCGCATTTGCCTTGATATTCTGAATTTACCCCCAAAGGGAATCGATAGGAATT TGATCAATATTGCTATTGTTTTGACAAGTATTAGCTTGCTGCTAAGTGATCCACACCCGGATGATGGGTTGATGGCTCAAATA AATCGAGAATACAAATACAACAGACAAGTTTTAGACATAAATGCTCGGTTATGGACAGAGAAGTATGTTTCATTTCTTGTTAAGGCCCCAAAAGAGCAATGA
- the LOC136461621 gene encoding probable choline kinase 2 isoform X1, with translation MAPLTQARCTAHPPHLRLPQPAVVAGVAATFSSCRYRRRHLGPLLRAPMAAVDPPPRGEAAPVLKRSASIDRIPEDARRILHRLAGDLWGGDVDPSALTVSQLKGAMTNEVFRITWPGGEGDPRKVLVRIYGRGVDVFFDRADEVRTFECMSRHGQGPRLLGRFANGRVEEFIYARTLSAADLRDPEISALIAKKLREFHDLDMPGPRDVSLWQRLRRWLEEARGRCSEEESNQFQLNKLGDEIAVLEKTLSGVEQSVGFCHNDLQYGNIMIYEETRQVTLIDYEYASFNPIAFDIANHFCEMAADYHTATPHMLDFSKYPDIEEQRRFVQTYLSSAGEKPSDGEVEKLLGLIAKYTLASHLFWGLWGIISAHVNKNIDFEYKEYARQRLDQYWQTKPGMLGPN, from the exons ATGGCTCCGCTCACCCAGGCGCGCTGCACAGCTCATCCTCCTCATCTCCGGCTGCCGCAACCGGCCGTCGTTGCCGGAGTCGCGGCCACCTTCTCCAGCTGCAGAT aTCGCCGTCGCCACCTTGGCCCCCTCCTCCGCGCGCCGATGGCCGCCGTGGACCCGCCGCCGCGCGGGGAGGCCGCGCCCGTGCTGAAGCGGAGCGCCAGCATCGACCGGATCCCGGAGGACGCGCGGCGCATCCTGCACCGCCTCGCCGGCGACCTCTGGGGCGGCGACGTGGACCCCAGCGCGCTCACCGTGTCCCAGCTCAAGGGCGCCATGACCAACGAGGTCTTCCGGATCACCTGGCCCGGCGGCGAGGGCGACCCGCGCAAGGTGCTCGTGCGCATCTACGGCCGGGGCGTCGATGTCTTCTTCGACCGCGCCGACGAGGTCCGCACCTTCGAGTGCATGTCGCGCCACGGCCAGGGGCCCCGCCTCCTTGGCCGCTTTGCCAACGGCCGCGTCGAGGAGTTCATCTACGCCAGG ACGCTCTCCGCGGCGGATCTGCGCGACCCGGAGATATCCGCGCTGATTGCCAAGAAGCTGCGGGAGTTTCACGATCTCGACATGCCTGGACCTAGGGACGTGTCATTGTGGCAGAGGCTCAG GCGGTGGCTTGAGGAGGCTCGTGGCAGGTGTTCTGAGGAAGAGTCTAACCAATTTCAGCTGAATAAGCTAGGCGATGAGATTGCAGTGCTGGAGAAGACGCTCTCGGGGGTCGAACAGTCAGTAGGATTTTGCCATAATGATCTGCAGTATGGGAATATTATGATATATGAAGAGACCAGACAAGTCACCTTGATT GACTATGAATATGCGAGTTTTAACCCTATTGCATTTGACATTGCTAATCACTTTTGTGAGATGGCTGCTGATTACCATACAGCGACACCACATATGTTGGATTTTTCAAAATATCCTG ACATTGAGGAGCAGAGAAGATTTGTTCAGACATACCTTAGCTCCGCAG GTGAAAAGCCATCAGATGGGGAAGTTGAAAAACTACTAGGGTTGATTGCAAAGTACACTCTGGCAAGCCATCTCTTTTGGGGCCTGTGGGGAATAATCTCG GCACATGTGAACAAAAATATCGACTTCGAGtacaaggagtatgcaaggcaaCGCTTGGATCAGTACTGGCAAACAAAGCCTGGAATGCTTGGACCCAACTGA
- the LOC136461621 gene encoding probable choline kinase 2 isoform X2: protein MPWRRTALLRTLLAGCLRDRRRHLGPLLRAPMAAVDPPPRGEAAPVLKRSASIDRIPEDARRILHRLAGDLWGGDVDPSALTVSQLKGAMTNEVFRITWPGGEGDPRKVLVRIYGRGVDVFFDRADEVRTFECMSRHGQGPRLLGRFANGRVEEFIYARTLSAADLRDPEISALIAKKLREFHDLDMPGPRDVSLWQRLRRWLEEARGRCSEEESNQFQLNKLGDEIAVLEKTLSGVEQSVGFCHNDLQYGNIMIYEETRQVTLIDYEYASFNPIAFDIANHFCEMAADYHTATPHMLDFSKYPDIEEQRRFVQTYLSSAGEKPSDGEVEKLLGLIAKYTLASHLFWGLWGIISAHVNKNIDFEYKEYARQRLDQYWQTKPGMLGPN from the exons ATGCCTTGGCGGCGGACAGCTCTGTTGAGAACGTTGTTGGCAGGATGTTTAAGAG aTCGCCGTCGCCACCTTGGCCCCCTCCTCCGCGCGCCGATGGCCGCCGTGGACCCGCCGCCGCGCGGGGAGGCCGCGCCCGTGCTGAAGCGGAGCGCCAGCATCGACCGGATCCCGGAGGACGCGCGGCGCATCCTGCACCGCCTCGCCGGCGACCTCTGGGGCGGCGACGTGGACCCCAGCGCGCTCACCGTGTCCCAGCTCAAGGGCGCCATGACCAACGAGGTCTTCCGGATCACCTGGCCCGGCGGCGAGGGCGACCCGCGCAAGGTGCTCGTGCGCATCTACGGCCGGGGCGTCGATGTCTTCTTCGACCGCGCCGACGAGGTCCGCACCTTCGAGTGCATGTCGCGCCACGGCCAGGGGCCCCGCCTCCTTGGCCGCTTTGCCAACGGCCGCGTCGAGGAGTTCATCTACGCCAGG ACGCTCTCCGCGGCGGATCTGCGCGACCCGGAGATATCCGCGCTGATTGCCAAGAAGCTGCGGGAGTTTCACGATCTCGACATGCCTGGACCTAGGGACGTGTCATTGTGGCAGAGGCTCAG GCGGTGGCTTGAGGAGGCTCGTGGCAGGTGTTCTGAGGAAGAGTCTAACCAATTTCAGCTGAATAAGCTAGGCGATGAGATTGCAGTGCTGGAGAAGACGCTCTCGGGGGTCGAACAGTCAGTAGGATTTTGCCATAATGATCTGCAGTATGGGAATATTATGATATATGAAGAGACCAGACAAGTCACCTTGATT GACTATGAATATGCGAGTTTTAACCCTATTGCATTTGACATTGCTAATCACTTTTGTGAGATGGCTGCTGATTACCATACAGCGACACCACATATGTTGGATTTTTCAAAATATCCTG ACATTGAGGAGCAGAGAAGATTTGTTCAGACATACCTTAGCTCCGCAG GTGAAAAGCCATCAGATGGGGAAGTTGAAAAACTACTAGGGTTGATTGCAAAGTACACTCTGGCAAGCCATCTCTTTTGGGGCCTGTGGGGAATAATCTCG GCACATGTGAACAAAAATATCGACTTCGAGtacaaggagtatgcaaggcaaCGCTTGGATCAGTACTGGCAAACAAAGCCTGGAATGCTTGGACCCAACTGA